The Toxoplasma gondii ME49 chromosome XII, whole genome shotgun sequence genome includes a region encoding these proteins:
- a CDS encoding hypothetical protein (encoded by transcript TGME49_278005) encodes MCKHFFQIKVRQHTVKFTRKVCRVRIRRLGSLDKSNHRRLISASVLISKPLQFFARAALREEFFRFSPSTPFVANNDSRLVRLSGS; translated from the exons ATGTGCAAACATTTTTTTCAAATTAAAGTTCGACAGCACACTGTGAAATTCACTCGGAAGGTCTGCCGAGTGCGGATAAGACGGCTCGGCTCGCTGGACAAATCGAATCATCGAAGATTGATCAGCGCCTCCGTATT GATTTCGAAACCTCTTCAATTCTTTGCAAGAGCTGCCTTGCGTGAAGAattctttcgcttttctccatCAACCCCCTTCGTCGCCAACAACGACTCCAGACTCGTTCGTCTTTCCGGCTCTTAG
- a CDS encoding OTU family cysteine protease (encoded by transcript TGME49_277990), whose amino-acid sequence MEVIVRCSNTRHRLILPTEATVEDLLVRVHALTGLSPARQVLKVGFPPQLVCFARGSEQRLVDAGVHAKDVIIVEERKGALNQLPEESLAPGRGPEERIDACDEKKGEPPKDRKELDEDGRENLHAPGKNRDVGSSDRRSEAHSQHLGNARTTLVSGRLPPSSSALSFPPSGVRTPEPSAGSPTPGLTEPLVSSSQNRRSESLAARGRSAGSSAPVPADGGGRRGTTETPSEKKARERSREAVTGEIAQPGLVGEVFRFVVPSDNSCLFTCLSLLAAPDKQPQDLRDLVAAVIAGDPESFSSAILGKPRQEYIHWISEPTSWGGYVELAILAQQLRHEVLVVDVETRRKDFYGDRGTGKRIYLLYDGVHYDAVLALPRQRAFPGEFEKGEDRRGGGALFRVGAENRFCFCVFSPDDAETEAKVVELASELQRKRSFVNLKEMSLLCLVCGVGIRDQDEMRAHAKETGHANFEKIQAKQLEDLEVKRKRVEAIKHKKEMKSEEKGVT is encoded by the exons ATGGAGGTCATCGTGAGGTGCAGCAACACCCGGCACCGCTTGATTCTgccgacagaggcgacggtCGAGGACCTGCTGGTTCGCGTCCACGCCTTGACGGGTCTCAGCCCTGCGAGACAAGTTCTGAAAGTTGGCTTCCCGCCTCAgctcgtctgcttcgcgcGAGGCAGCGAGCAGAGACTCGTCGACGCCGGTGTGCATGCGAAGGACGTCATCATCGTCGAGGAGCGGAAAGGAGCGTTGAACCAGCTGCCTGAGGAGTCGCTTGCGCCTGGGCGAGGCCCCGAAGAACGGATCGACGCgtgcgacgagaagaagggagagcctccgaaggacagaaaagaacTCGACGAAGATGGCAGAGagaatctgcatgcgccgggaAAGAACCGAGACGTGGGTTCGAGCGACCGGCGATCAGAGGCTCACTCGCAACACCTTGGAAACGCCAGAACCACATTAGTCTCAGGACGGCTTCCACCCAGCAGCAGCgccctctcttttccgccctcgggtgtacgtacacctgagcCGTCGGCTGGATCGCCCACCCCTGGCCTGACCGAGCCgctggtttcttcctcgcagaACAGACGGTCCGAGAGTCTCGCAGCTCGAGGGAGGTCTGCAGGGTCGTCTGCACCTGTGCCTGCGGATggaggcgggaggcgcggTACGACGGAGACTCCGtctgagaagaaagcgagagagaggtcgCGAGAGGCGGTCACAGGCGAAATCGCGCAGCCTGGCCTCGTCGGCGAGGTCTTTCGTTTCGTCGTTCCGTCAGACAACAGCTGCTTGTTCACCTGTTTGTCGCTCTTGGCGGCGCCGGACAAGCAGCCGCAAGACCTGAGAGACCTCGTGGCGGCTGTGATCGCGGGCGACCCTGAGTCGTTTTCCAGTGCAATTCTCGGGAAGCCTCGCCAGGAGTACATCCACTGGATTTCCGAGCCGACCAGCTGGGGAGGGTACGTCGAGCTGGCGATCTtggcgcagcagctgcggcacGAGGTCTTGGTGGTGGACGTCGaaacgaggaggaaagacTTCTACGGAGACCGAGGAACGGGGAAGAGGATCTATCTTCTTTACGACGGCGTACACTACGACGCGGTGCTCGCGCtgccgcgacagagagctTTTCCGGGGGAGTttgagaagggagaggacagacgcggaggaggcgcgcTCTTCCGCGTCGGTGCGGAGAACCGAttctgcttctgtgtgttctctcccgacgacgcagagacggaggcgaaagTCGTCGAGCTCGCGAGTGagctgcagaggaaaaggagctTCGTGAACTTGAAGGAgatgtctctcctctgcctcgtctgcggAGTCGGCATTCGAGACCAAGACGAGATGCgtgcgcatgcaaaggaaACAGGTCACGCGAACTTTG AGAAGATTCAGGCGAAGCAGTTGGAGGATCTGGaggtgaagaggaaacgagtcGAGGCTATAAAACATaagaaggagatgaagagcgaggagaagggagtCACGTAG
- a CDS encoding dynein light chain (encoded by transcript TGME49_277980), giving the protein MGESATSREFQLPAVVAKGVDMSRERAAFAVEAAKKGYIALLKNDLKYWQEAAQMLKEEFDASFGGSWHVIVGQHFGAYVTHEAKQMIYIAIGPVNFLIYRHG; this is encoded by the coding sequence ATGGGGGAGAGCGCGACGAGTCGGGAGTTCCAGCTGCCTGCGGTGGTCGCGAAGGGAGTCGACATGAGCAGAGAGCGTGCCGCCTTCGCagtggaggcggcgaagaaagGCTACATTGCGCTGTTGAAGAACGACTTGAAATACTGGCAAGAAGCGGCACAGATGCTGAAGGAAGAATTCGACGCCTCGTTCGGCGGCAGTTGGCATGTGATCGTCGGGCAACACTTTGGCGCCTACGTCACGCACGAGGCGAAGCAAATGATTTACATCGCCATTGGTCCTGTGAACTTCCTCATCTACAGACACGGGTGA
- a CDS encoding dolichol-phosphate-mannose synthase family protein (encoded by transcript TGME49_277970), whose translation MSLTMTRYSVILPAYNERENIPYMVWMLVDAFKKNHLDFEILLVDDSSPDGTAAAYKELQKIFRGERLLLLERPGKLGLGSAYADGLKKTTGDFIILMDADFSHHPKFIPEFIKKQKEGDFDVVTGSRYIKGGGVCGWDAKRIIISRGANFLAQTLLNPRVSDLTGSFRLFKRNALENIMTRIISKGYVFQMEVAVRARELGYSIGEVPITFVDRIYGESKLGGNEIWQYLKGLLTLFWTI comes from the exons ATGTCCCTCACGATGACGCGCTATTCCGTGATCTTGCCGGCATACAACGAGCGAGAAAACATCCCCTATATGGTGTGGATGCTCGTGGACGCATTCAAAAAGAA CCATCTGGATTTCGAGATCCTCCTGGTCGACGACAGCAGTCCAGACGGCACTGCTGCTGCTTATAAGGAACTTCAAAAGATTTTCCGTGGAGAAAGACTT TTGTTGCTCGAGCGACCGGGGAAACTCGGACTGG GCTCTGCGTACGCGGATGgactgaagaaaacaacggGAGACTTCATCATCCTCATGGATGCCGACTTTTCGCACCAT CCGAAATTCATTCCGGAGTTCATCAA gaagcagaaagaaggagacttCGATGTTGTCACGGGATCGCGGTACATCAAAG GAGGCGGCGTTTGCGGCTGGGATGCAAAGAGAATCATCATCAGTCGGGGCGCGAATTTCCTTG CCCAGACTCTGTTGAATCCGCGCGTCTCAGACCTCACGGGATCGTTTCG GCTCTTCAAGCGAAATGCACTGGAGAACATCATGACAAGAATCATCAGCAAGG GCTACGTCTTTCAAATGGAAGTCGCAGTGCGGGCGCGCGAACTGGGCTACTCGATAGGGGAGGTCCCCATCACCTTCGTGGACCGGATTTATGGAGAATCGAAACTCG gcggcAACGAAATCTGGCAGTATCTGAAGGGTCTCTTAACGCTGTTTTGGACAATCTAA
- a CDS encoding lipase (encoded by transcript TGME49_277950), which yields MELTERNTSLFRGVRASPCRFSWPLRQECQRLSLSRRTSASLSSSPRSSLRPVYSLLLLCVFSLPSLLNAAGTADLAAQQRPSGDKAKEAKPLSSEASSSFLSASKETVPSSGLASYPSLPTAPFSSKTHTAELDGEQNVQDVEHERYAETAKAVALEEKVGGTQPFLPSVSKEETGLTRADIRPASNRLSPFSVAEAHKTLSTDVSSWQATPASSRSFSESSEETANARKSTLEGDVSLSAISTPSVSSSFASSSPFSSSSSFSSSAFSSSSAFSSSSVASEFPFPSSSSAAPLTAEDGMSFPILEDGVLSVSLIFTHDDDGDCLLQDGDSLATMFKNGDVGGIMKSLVSVTSDISRWTSPFRFLRFLSPSRSVSPRSSNPEKPSRRRTFFPTRRRGKATAAEAQAFGNALQETDTDVTVVARHATGWDERHTTDEEKQVDESSRAFRTEPRLEPSALESSAPSLSSFSSPSSSSYSPFPSSSSSSPFSACLEAETLEPGERLGDLERGPTEGFPPCSPAEKRALSLTTAQRLFRFFSSVKKENLGFSVCQALTEPTVNIRAFCSLLRVAKNEMVCRHRVHDCSAIPASLYSSPIDYGASDDLHIYPVRPSTWSIYRHLFPAITIPKSSPQSLSSFSLSPSSSVLDLPLVPLQSIRAPLSPDSSAPPSSSVPAEVIELEGPTYALLWEGLRRLYDYFEFRVCEKEVLSAAVSSPSGPQIARPASSSSSSSSSSSSSSSSSSSSASSASSSAPEFLPGWTTEMILHAVQPGATPRSPLAILARRGRTALLLMRGTQTQFEWALNSQYELTFGWNDLWDGKVEAGFSRVFAAVSPAIQVYLGELTKRGELDRIVVSGHSLGAAVGSLLSYSLSVSFPSVSAVLFAPPRAGDQLFMDSWGRRVNGRALKFSLDPVPEVPCRTMPRCDARRDATKKKRAHSAEFSAESAGGAAASAARERLGRRQFEAERRNGESQTPARTGDAQPEGREGHSPLEDEGRDAFGRSAAEDERNRGNPNAAGETSQDEAENAQASLRFAAREKPLEVLRFREDTPDTLTYADYPNSVEFTPADMPNAKDQTPLHAKYNHFCAYSCWLTSRFNPDNPNSHCGKGKNEKRRFDDDYDPAVCSSL from the coding sequence atgGAACtcacagaaagaaacaccAGCCTCTTTCGAGGAGTAAGAGCCTCGCCATGCCGCTTCTCCTGGCCTCTCAGACAGGAGTGCcagcgcctttctctctcccgccgtacttctgcgtcgctttcttcctctccccgcAGTTCTCTCCGACCCGTTtactctctcctgcttctgtgcgtcttttctcttccctctttgtTGAATGCCGCAGGCACCGCGGACCTAGCGGCACAGCAGAGGCCGTCCGGCGACAAGGCAAAAGAGGCgaagcctctctcctccgaggcgtcttcgtcgtttctgtctgcttctaAAGAGACTGTTCCAAGCAGCGGCCTTGCCTCGTATCCTTCTCTTCCCACAGCTCCCTTTTCGTCGAAGACGCACACAGCAGAACTCGACGGAGAACAAAATGTTCAAGATGTTGAGCATGAGAGATATGCAGAAACAGCGAAGGCAGTTGCGTTGGAGGAGAAAGTAGGAGGAACACAACCGTTCCTCCCCTCAGTctcgaaagaggagacaggcctCACGCGCGCAGATATCCGACCTGCTTCTAATCGGCTTTCcccgttttctgtcgcggAAGCCCACAAGACGCTCTCCACGGACGTTTCGTCTTGGCAGGCGACTcccgcctcttctcgctctttttcaGAGTCATCAGAGGAGACCGCGAATGCGAGGAAGTCTACACTTGAAGGagacgtttctctctcggctaTCTCAACTCCGTCCGTGTCGtcttcctttgcttcttcttctcctttctcttcttcttcttctttttcttcttctgctttctcttcttcttctgctttttcttcttcttccgttgcTTCTGAAtttccgtttccttcgtcgtcttctgccgCTCCTTTGACGGCGGAGGATGGTATGTCTTTTCCGATTCTAGAGGATGGGGTGTTGAGCGTTTCCTTGATTTTCACACACGATGACGATGGCGATTGTCTCCTTCAAGATGGCGATTCTCTCGCCACGATGTTCAAGAACGGGGATGTTGGCGGCATCATGAAGTCTCTCGTCAGCGTCACTTCTGACATCTCCAGGTGGACGTCACCCTTCCGCTtcttgcgtttcctctcgccctcgaggtctgtctctcctcgaagTTCAAATCCCGAGAAGccaagcagaagacgaactTTCTTCCCCACTCGACGCCGAGGCAAAGCGACAGCAGCCGAGGCGCAGGCGTTCGGAAACGCGCTACAAGAGACAGATACAGACGTTACAGTAGTCGCAAGACATGCGACTGGCTGGGATGAGCGACACACTACtgacgaggaaaaacaggTTGATGAGTCAAGTCGGGCATTTCGGACAGAACCGCGTCTTGAACCTTCTGCTCTGGAGTCGTCTGcaccttctttgtcttccttctcttctccctcttcttcctcgtattctccttttccctcttcttcctcttcttctccgttttctgcgtgtctggaggcggagacgctCGAGCCGGGAGAGAGATTGGGAGACTTGGAGAGAGGACCCACGGAGGGATTTCCACCTTGCTCGCCGGCAGAGAAGCGGGCGTTGAGTTTGACGACAGCGCagcgtctctttcgctttttctcatCTGTCAAAAAAGAGAATTTGGGCTTCTCCGTTTGCCAGGCGTTGACCGAGCCCACAGTAAACATTCGCGCGTTTTGCTCGCTGTTGCGCGtcgcgaaaaacgaaatgGTTTGTAGACACCGTGTCCACGACTGCTCGGCTATTCCCGCGAGTCTCTACTCGTCTCCCATCGACTATGGAGCCTCGGATGACCTTCACATTTATCCAGTGAGACCCTCGACTTGGAGCATCTACAGACACCTGTTCCCCGCGATAACCATCCCGAAGTCTTCTCCGCAgtcgctctcctcgttctctctctctccttcttcctctgtcctcGACCTTCCTCTCGTGCCTCTTCAGTCCATCcgcgctcctctctctcctgactcttctgctcctccgtcttcttctgtgcctgCTGAAGTGATCGAGTTAGAAGGACCGACGTATGCGTTGCTGTGGGAaggccttcgtcgtctgtaCGACTACTTTGAGTTTCGCGTCTGCGAAAAAGAAGTCTTGTCGGCCGCAGTCTCTTCGCCGTCCGGCCCTCAGATCGCCCGTccagcgtcttcttcttcgtcttcgtcgtcttcgtcttcgtcgtcttcgtcttcttcgtcgtcttctgcttcttctgcttcttcttcagcccCCGAGTTCCTGCCCGGTTGGACGACGGAGATGATTTTGCATGCGGTTCAGCCAGGCGCGACGCCTCGGAGTCCGCTGGCGATTCTGGCTCGGCGGGGGCGGACGGCGTTGCTTCTGATGCGAGGAACGCAGACGCAGTTTGAGTGGGCGTTGAACTCGCAGTATGAACTCACGTTTGGATGGAACGACCTGTGGGATGGCAAGGTCGAGGCAGGATTTTCGCGGGTGTTTGCGGCAGTCTCACCCGCGATCCAAGTGTACCTGGGGGAGCTGACGAAGCGCGGCGAGCTGGACCGCATTGTGGTCTCTGGACATTCGCTGGGCGCTGCTGTCGGGAGTCTCCTCTCCTACTCTTTATCGGTGTCTTTCCCCAGCGTTTCCGCAGTGCTCTTCGCACCGCCGAGAGCCGGCGACCAACTCTTCATGGACTCCTGGGGCAGACGAGTGAACGGTCGCGCGCTGAAGTTCTCGCTCGACCCAGTTCCGGAAGTTCCCTGCCGAACGATGCCGCGCTGCGATGCACGACGCGACGccacaaagaagaagcgagcgcACAGTGCCGAGTTCAGTGCAGAGTCGGCAGGTGGAGCAGCAGCCTCCGCTGCGCGAGAGCGACTCGGGAGACGCCAGTTTGaggccgagagaaggaacggagaatCCCAAACGCCGGCGCGAACTGGCGACGCGCAGCCTGAGGGCAGAGAGGGGCACAGCCCactggaagacgaagggagagatGCGTTTGGAAGAAGCGCtgcggaagacgagagaaacagaggaaatcCGAATGCGGCTGGCGAGACTTCccaagacgaggcagagaacgcgCAAGCGTCCCTGCGGTtcgctgcgagagagaaacctcTCGAAGTCCTCAGATTCCGAGAAGACACTCCAGACACTCTGACGTATGCAGACTATCCAAACAGCGTGGAGTTCACACCCGCAGACATGCCGAATGCGAAGGACCAgacgcctctgcatgcaaagtaCAATCACTTTTGCGCCTACTCATGCTGGCTGACCTCGCGCTTCAACCCAGACAACCCAAACAGCCACtgtggaaaaggaaaaaacgagaaacgccgATTCGACGACGACTACGATCCTGCGGTGTGTTCCTCTCTGTGA